A window of the Vibrio ostreae genome harbors these coding sequences:
- a CDS encoding HD domain-containing phosphohydrolase, with protein METHSKTSEHSYFPTAGTLNNQLADIHQRLRVAEPEIDRISFALYDADSDHLKTYADSTFHGFELMHYEFPLDALPSLKQCSLSGESRYINDIPQTLTPRYPHTKWLIEQGFQSSMAVPAYHGEHFIGFIFLNSCQKDYFNEVRKASLKPYIEIIRFIVSSEYDLVHALLQSANDMNASSPEHFQESHEHKERISRFAKVIALEVAPIYDLDDEMIETISQFSKCHDIGKLSVPASVLNKSNSLVDEEREQLNDHVEKGVEIINHIIEDMGAPNHPCVSVLKEIVAYHHEFLDGSGYPYGLTQDDIPISARIISVANIFDALTSHHPYKQAWSVPFALLELEKMVVVGKLDKHCVNALRSHQDYLKKVIEAYPEPDPIDKL; from the coding sequence ATGGAAACACACAGCAAAACCAGCGAACACAGTTACTTTCCGACTGCTGGTACTTTGAATAATCAGTTGGCCGATATCCACCAAAGGTTACGGGTGGCTGAGCCGGAAATCGACCGGATTTCGTTTGCGCTGTATGACGCCGATAGCGATCATTTAAAAACGTATGCTGACAGTACTTTTCACGGCTTCGAGCTGATGCACTATGAGTTTCCGCTGGATGCACTGCCCTCACTTAAACAGTGTTCGCTGTCCGGTGAAAGCCGCTACATCAACGACATTCCACAAACGCTCACACCTCGTTATCCACACACGAAATGGCTGATTGAACAGGGCTTCCAGTCTTCAATGGCGGTTCCCGCTTATCACGGCGAACATTTCATCGGTTTTATCTTTCTTAACTCTTGCCAGAAAGACTATTTTAATGAAGTACGTAAAGCCTCGCTCAAACCCTATATCGAGATTATTCGCTTTATTGTTTCGTCCGAATACGATTTAGTCCACGCACTGCTGCAATCAGCAAACGATATGAACGCCAGTTCACCGGAACACTTTCAGGAATCGCACGAACACAAAGAACGCATCAGCCGCTTTGCGAAAGTGATTGCCCTGGAGGTCGCCCCTATTTATGACCTCGATGACGAGATGATCGAAACCATCAGCCAGTTCTCTAAATGCCACGATATCGGCAAATTATCGGTTCCGGCCAGCGTATTGAATAAATCCAACTCACTGGTGGATGAAGAGCGTGAACAGCTCAACGATCATGTCGAAAAAGGAGTCGAGATCATCAACCATATCATTGAGGATATGGGAGCGCCCAACCATCCTTGTGTATCAGTATTAAAAGAGATTGTGGCCTATCATCACGAATTTTTAGATGGCAGTGGCTATCCCTACGGGCTGACCCAGGATGACATCCCGATATCGGCTCGCATTATTTCAGTGGCCAATATTTTCGATGCGCTGACCAGTCACCACCCCTATAAACAGGCCTGGTCCGTTCCTTTTGCCTTGCTGGAGCTGGAAAAAATGGTGGTGGTTGGCAAGCTGGACAAGCATTGTGTGAATGCACTCCGCAGCCATCAGGACTACCTGAAAAAGGTGATCGAAGCCTATCCGGAACCTGATCCAATCGATAAGCTTTAG
- a CDS encoding tetratricopeptide repeat protein translates to MNKLVLTALSVALLSGCASNNNTPKPFENALYDGRPVETLSSDAAPMTETEAIKRGDYALKNNNTDLALYEYLRSLDFPDTQYRDKTLYTVGRIHQSRGNRDLAEQAYLLALEANPNNIQVLEQLGSNYTKQGDTKQGESYFLRAINADQLRLASRNKLDTSNVSVEQLDKLSSDDKSPALAYMGLGILYDVKANHDVAKGFYRHALQIEPKSSKALMNMGYSYYMSGEYAPAKRYTQAALEQDSNNQRAQNNLALIYLAEGDAQRALNVFMRFMDAPEALNNVGYFLMLQGKPEDAIPFLQQAIDKKPSYYKVANENLERALLEVRANSSDSTRVKVQ, encoded by the coding sequence ATGAATAAACTAGTATTAACTGCCTTAAGCGTGGCTCTTTTGAGTGGATGTGCGAGTAATAACAACACTCCCAAGCCTTTCGAGAACGCTCTTTATGATGGTCGTCCGGTAGAAACGTTAAGCTCTGACGCGGCGCCGATGACTGAAACTGAAGCGATCAAACGTGGCGATTATGCGCTGAAAAACAACAATACCGATTTGGCCTTGTATGAGTACCTGCGTTCGCTGGATTTCCCTGATACGCAATACCGCGACAAAACACTCTACACGGTGGGGCGCATACACCAATCGCGTGGTAATCGGGATTTGGCCGAGCAAGCTTACTTGTTAGCTCTGGAAGCCAACCCAAACAACATTCAGGTACTGGAACAGTTGGGATCCAATTACACCAAACAAGGCGATACCAAGCAGGGTGAAAGCTATTTTTTACGTGCCATCAATGCTGACCAGCTACGTTTGGCAAGTCGCAATAAACTGGATACTTCCAACGTTTCCGTGGAACAGCTTGATAAGCTGAGCAGCGATGATAAGTCACCGGCGTTGGCCTATATGGGATTGGGCATTTTATATGATGTTAAAGCCAATCATGATGTGGCGAAAGGCTTCTATCGTCACGCGCTACAAATCGAGCCTAAATCGAGTAAGGCGCTGATGAACATGGGCTACTCCTATTACATGAGCGGAGAGTATGCTCCGGCTAAACGTTATACCCAGGCTGCACTTGAACAGGACAGCAATAACCAAAGAGCGCAGAACAATCTGGCGCTGATTTATCTGGCGGAAGGGGATGCCCAACGGGCGCTGAATGTCTTTATGCGTTTTATGGATGCGCCGGAAGCGCTTAACAACGTGGGTTATTTCCTGATGTTGCAGGGCAAGCCGGAAGATGCGATTCCGTTCCTGCAACAGGCGATTGATAAAAAGCCGTCCTACTACAAGGTGGCGAATGAAAATCTGGAGCGTGCGTTACTTGAGGTGCGGGCGAACTCGAGCGACAGCACACGAGTCAAGGTACAGTAA
- a CDS encoding type II secretion system F family protein — protein sequence MNSMVAFIQEFSFSRENVILLMILLSTVFVVSAVFLVAVGGRTPMKKRLDSIAIPSEGEEKKSKLKNKLDSLSPILTPQSSKERDDIRSKLIRAGFHDESAISYFYVIKIVATFIGLTLAGFYYVFSGTDAGLIVFVAFGAGIGMFIPNMVLNHLMKKRQTRIKRGVPDALDLLVVCTESGLGLNMALVRIARELALSHPDLAEELDTVCLKIKAGYEMPHAFRDMVERTGVTELSGLVGMLSHASRIGGSLAQTLRDYTEDYRDKRNQEVEEIAAKIPTKMVFPMILCIWPAFFIVVLGPAVLAAIDGFSQINGR from the coding sequence ATGAATAGTATGGTTGCTTTTATTCAAGAGTTCAGTTTTAGCCGTGAGAACGTCATTCTGTTGATGATCTTATTATCGACTGTTTTTGTTGTGAGTGCGGTTTTCTTAGTTGCGGTCGGCGGTCGGACGCCGATGAAAAAAAGGCTGGACTCGATCGCGATTCCTAGTGAAGGGGAAGAGAAAAAGTCTAAACTAAAAAATAAACTTGACTCTCTCTCTCCGATTTTAACTCCGCAAAGCTCCAAAGAGCGCGATGATATCCGCAGTAAATTGATCCGGGCCGGTTTTCATGACGAAAGTGCGATTTCTTATTTTTATGTGATTAAAATTGTTGCCACCTTCATAGGACTGACATTAGCGGGTTTCTATTATGTATTTTCCGGGACTGACGCCGGGTTGATTGTCTTTGTTGCTTTTGGCGCCGGGATCGGGATGTTTATCCCCAATATGGTGTTAAATCACCTGATGAAAAAGCGCCAAACGCGAATTAAGCGTGGTGTTCCTGATGCATTGGATTTACTCGTGGTATGTACCGAATCCGGGCTGGGTCTTAACATGGCTCTGGTTAGGATAGCTCGCGAGTTGGCTTTGTCACATCCCGATTTAGCAGAAGAATTGGATACGGTATGTCTGAAAATTAAAGCAGGCTATGAAATGCCGCATGCGTTTCGCGACATGGTGGAACGCACCGGTGTAACTGAGCTCAGTGGATTGGTTGGCATGCTGTCCCATGCATCGCGGATTGGTGGCAGCCTGGCGCAGACGCTGCGTGATTATACGGAAGATTATCGCGACAAGCGTAATCAGGAAGTGGAAGAGATCGCCGCCAAGATACCGACTAAAATGGTGTTTCCTATGATTCTGTGTATTTGGCCTGCATTTTTTATTGTGGTGCTAGGTCCAGCAGTACTTGCTGCAATTGATGGATTTAGTCAGATTAATGGTCGGTGA
- a CDS encoding type II secretion system F family protein encodes MQEQYLYFLGFLFIAVVFISQAFLLPTAGKKAKHSVISKRLKESQDSLDPQNRSLLNEQYLKSLSPLDRKLVSISSFSVMKKNLELAGLNWSLSQTVMTTLLVEVCVLLLLMFFGVSFVIAFAVSLLVWLFLYVFIQKKIAARLAKFEEQFPEALDIMKRMLLAGNPITQAFNEVGNELEAPIGSEFKNTFNLLNYGYDIRLAIMQMVERNPTVSMFAFSSAVLLQKETGGNLTENLDKVSQVLRARFKLSRKIKTLSAESKMSAWILMLVPFVMFGVLSLISPDFVEPLFNDPRGIKMALLGLVGMILGALWIKKIINFEV; translated from the coding sequence ATGCAAGAGCAATATCTTTATTTCCTCGGCTTTTTATTTATCGCGGTCGTGTTTATTTCTCAGGCTTTTTTGCTGCCTACTGCCGGTAAAAAAGCCAAACACAGTGTGATATCCAAACGCCTCAAGGAGAGTCAGGATAGCCTGGATCCACAAAACCGCTCACTGCTCAACGAACAGTATCTGAAAAGCTTATCTCCGCTGGACAGAAAGTTGGTCAGTATTTCGTCCTTCTCGGTGATGAAAAAAAACCTTGAATTGGCGGGGTTAAACTGGTCGCTAAGTCAGACGGTCATGACCACATTGTTAGTTGAGGTCTGTGTTCTGTTGTTACTGATGTTCTTTGGCGTCAGCTTTGTTATTGCTTTTGCTGTCAGTTTATTAGTCTGGCTGTTTTTATATGTGTTTATCCAGAAAAAGATTGCTGCGCGCCTGGCTAAATTCGAGGAGCAGTTCCCTGAAGCGCTGGACATCATGAAACGAATGTTATTGGCAGGTAACCCAATTACTCAGGCGTTTAATGAAGTCGGCAATGAGTTGGAAGCCCCAATTGGCAGTGAATTTAAAAACACCTTTAACCTGTTGAATTATGGCTATGACATTCGGTTAGCGATCATGCAAATGGTAGAGCGTAATCCGACGGTATCGATGTTTGCTTTTTCCAGCGCAGTTCTGCTTCAGAAAGAGACTGGTGGTAATCTTACAGAAAATCTGGATAAAGTGTCGCAGGTGTTACGTGCTAGATTTAAATTATCAAGAAAAATCAAGACATTATCAGCAGAGAGTAAAATGTCGGCTTGGATTTTGATGCTGGTTCCCTTTGTGATGTTTGGGGTTCTAAGTTTAATTAGTCCTGATTTTGTTGAGCCATTGTTTAATGATCCGCGAGGTATAAAGATGGCTCTACTGGGACTAGTAGGGATGATTCTGGGCGCTCTGTGGATAAAAAAAATCATTAACTTCGAGGTGTAG
- a CDS encoding CpaF family protein — MFFKRKNINSEYQDKVLSSESIVQVESDTQKTANSSESVQGSNPIERKLREAEAKNREIDEARRQLEQELATKHYYHQRLLETMDLALLSSLEKGRAKKDLHDAVVQLMSEDQTHALSAEGRKRIIKQIEDEVFGLGPLEPLLCDTSVSDILVNGPKSVYVERRGKLERTPYTFLDDRHLRNIIDRIVSRVGRRIDESSPMVDARLEDGSRVNAIIPPLALDGPSLSIRRFAVDKLTMDNLLNFNSISEPMARFVEAAVQGELNILISGGTGSGKTTTLNIFSGFIPKEDRIVTIEDSAELQLQQPHVVRLETRPANLEGKGEITQRDLVKNSLRMRPDRIVLGEVRGSEAVDMLAAMNTGHDGSLATIHANTPRDALSRVENMFSMAGWNIPTKNLRAQIASAIHLVVQMERQEDGKRRMVSVTEINGMEGDVITMSEIFKFQRQGIDEDGNVVGFYTATGVIPQCYDALSKRGLTLPHEIFNETHH, encoded by the coding sequence ATGTTCTTCAAACGGAAAAATATTAATTCAGAGTATCAGGACAAGGTCCTTAGCTCTGAAAGCATAGTTCAGGTTGAAAGTGATACTCAGAAAACGGCCAATAGCAGTGAATCCGTGCAAGGTTCGAATCCGATTGAAAGAAAACTGCGCGAAGCCGAAGCTAAAAACCGGGAAATAGACGAAGCGCGCCGCCAGCTTGAGCAGGAGTTGGCGACCAAGCACTATTACCATCAGCGTTTGCTGGAAACCATGGATTTGGCATTGTTGTCCAGCCTTGAAAAAGGCCGGGCGAAGAAAGACCTGCATGACGCAGTAGTCCAGTTAATGTCGGAAGATCAGACCCATGCGCTGAGCGCAGAGGGCCGCAAACGGATAATCAAACAGATTGAAGATGAAGTGTTTGGCTTAGGGCCACTGGAGCCTTTACTGTGTGATACCAGCGTGTCGGATATTCTGGTCAATGGCCCTAAAAGTGTTTACGTGGAACGACGTGGTAAACTGGAGCGGACTCCATACACTTTTTTAGATGATCGTCATCTGCGTAATATTATTGATCGCATCGTGAGTCGTGTCGGGCGACGCATTGATGAATCATCCCCTATGGTGGATGCCCGTCTTGAAGATGGCTCACGGGTTAACGCCATTATTCCTCCGCTGGCATTAGATGGCCCTTCGCTCTCTATCCGTCGTTTTGCGGTTGATAAACTGACCATGGACAATTTGCTTAACTTCAATTCAATTTCAGAACCCATGGCCCGCTTTGTTGAAGCGGCAGTGCAAGGTGAACTGAATATTCTGATCTCAGGTGGTACCGGCTCAGGTAAAACCACCACACTGAATATTTTCTCTGGTTTTATCCCCAAAGAAGATCGCATTGTCACTATCGAAGACTCAGCAGAATTGCAATTGCAACAACCTCATGTGGTGCGTCTGGAAACCCGGCCTGCAAACCTGGAAGGTAAAGGCGAAATTACCCAGCGCGATTTAGTCAAAAACTCTTTGCGGATGCGGCCGGACCGCATCGTACTTGGTGAGGTGCGTGGCAGTGAAGCGGTCGATATGCTGGCGGCGATGAACACTGGCCATGATGGCTCTCTGGCCACGATTCACGCCAATACTCCGCGCGATGCCCTGAGTCGGGTAGAAAACATGTTTTCTATGGCGGGCTGGAATATTCCGACCAAAAACTTACGAGCCCAGATCGCTTCTGCGATTCATTTGGTGGTGCAGATGGAGCGTCAGGAAGATGGTAAACGCCGTATGGTGAGCGTGACTGAAATTAACGGCATGGAAGGTGACGTGATTACGATGTCGGAAATCTTTAAGTTTCAGCGTCAGGGCATTGATGAAGATGGCAACGTGGTCGGCTTTTATACCGCCACCGGGGTCATCCCGCAATGTTACGACGCATTGAGCAAACGAGGTTTGACGCTTCCGCACGAAATATTTAATGAGACGCACCATTAG
- a CDS encoding nucleotide-binding protein: MGETVKLSRSDNLNIRLKTNLSIWILYSSDRFKLHMQQELSLCNNVSFETFSLHGVISDSFKNFSAPDLIFVETGPNWAQKIVELQGYENPSSDDVHTSLVVFGDENDNGALKIALRIGAADFISDQAGLADLMPLLKNSAEEKIAARKSGQLFAFVNTKGGSGATTLALNTAVETAVQCKDKVLLLDLDIHFGVVADYLNVNPVYSINDAIANVSDLDEMSLFGLVTKHSSGLHVLTFKQENYSENFDKAMQLGKLLPTLLDYYAYVFVDMSTGVNRMFAPVLSQASKVFLITQQNLVGIKNTARIYKALTIEYGVARDQVELIVNRFEKRQQIKLKDIEKTVSGMTVHVVPNDFKVAIESANLGKPFVESKKSSSITKSISELSHGLAPPDKQKKGWLKRLFS, from the coding sequence ATGGGTGAAACAGTGAAGTTATCTAGAAGTGACAATCTTAATATTCGATTGAAAACCAATCTTTCCATCTGGATTCTTTATTCGAGTGACAGATTTAAGCTTCATATGCAGCAAGAGTTGTCGCTCTGTAATAACGTGAGTTTTGAGACATTCTCTCTGCATGGTGTTATTTCGGACAGCTTCAAAAATTTCTCGGCACCGGACCTGATTTTTGTTGAAACCGGGCCTAATTGGGCGCAGAAAATTGTTGAACTCCAGGGTTATGAAAATCCCAGCTCGGATGACGTACACACGTCGTTAGTGGTGTTTGGTGATGAGAACGATAATGGCGCCCTGAAAATCGCACTCCGGATTGGTGCCGCGGATTTTATCTCAGACCAGGCCGGATTAGCCGATTTGATGCCTTTGCTGAAAAACAGCGCGGAGGAAAAAATCGCCGCCCGGAAAAGCGGGCAGTTGTTTGCTTTCGTGAATACGAAAGGTGGCTCCGGTGCAACCACTTTAGCGCTCAATACGGCGGTGGAAACGGCGGTGCAATGTAAAGATAAAGTGTTATTACTTGATTTGGATATCCATTTTGGGGTGGTGGCTGATTATCTCAATGTTAATCCGGTGTACAGCATCAATGATGCGATCGCAAATGTCAGCGACCTGGATGAGATGTCACTGTTTGGTCTGGTGACCAAGCACTCTTCCGGCCTGCATGTACTGACGTTCAAGCAGGAAAACTATAGCGAAAATTTTGATAAGGCGATGCAGTTAGGCAAGTTACTGCCGACCCTGCTTGATTATTATGCTTATGTTTTCGTGGATATGTCCACCGGTGTCAACCGGATGTTTGCACCGGTCTTATCTCAGGCAAGCAAAGTATTTTTGATTACCCAACAGAACCTGGTCGGGATAAAAAATACCGCACGCATATATAAGGCGTTAACCATTGAATATGGCGTGGCACGCGATCAGGTTGAACTGATCGTGAATCGCTTTGAAAAACGTCAGCAAATAAAACTAAAAGATATTGAAAAAACCGTTTCTGGCATGACTGTGCATGTTGTCCCGAACGATTTTAAGGTGGCGATAGAGAGTGCCAATTTGGGTAAGCCTTTTGTTGAATCAAAAAAAAGCAGCTCGATCACCAAATCGATCAGTGAATTATCCCACGGGCTTGCTCCGCCGGATAAGCAGAAAAAAGGCTGGCTCAAACGTCTATTTTCCTAG
- a CDS encoding pilus assembly protein → MFAVIEIGIFAFQLQAMNDISRRAARIAVVCPVGTDVNIKSLAFTEQIPTGMFASDQFDDDNIEIDYLDNSGVKVETPFDNQRDIHFVRVRIVDFNYGFSGLLNFLGDNGTLSVPEFETILPAESLGNVRVDGSNEKTTCI, encoded by the coding sequence ATGTTTGCGGTGATTGAAATCGGTATTTTTGCCTTTCAGTTACAGGCGATGAATGATATCAGCCGCAGAGCCGCCAGAATAGCTGTTGTTTGTCCGGTCGGAACCGACGTGAATATAAAATCGTTAGCTTTTACCGAGCAGATTCCGACAGGTATGTTTGCGAGCGATCAGTTTGATGACGATAATATTGAAATCGACTATTTGGATAATTCAGGAGTTAAAGTGGAAACTCCGTTTGATAATCAAAGAGATATTCACTTTGTCCGGGTTAGGATTGTTGATTTTAATTATGGCTTCTCAGGGTTACTCAATTTTCTGGGCGATAACGGAACTTTGTCGGTACCAGAATTTGAGACCATATTACCGGCCGAGTCATTAGGTAATGTAAGAGTTGATGGCTCTAATGAGAAGACAACCTGTATATAG
- a CDS encoding TadE/TadG family type IV pilus assembly protein, whose protein sequence is MAMARKNLSGVASVEFVIVLPLLLLFLAAVGEFGNAFIRYNTLSKAVQNGARFAVTEVYGTANSYQIADPQQIRNVVIYGNNLGVGDPLFEDMTVDVTYNPDDDTDKYVVVTANYPYTPLLDALLGNVMSDVTLRSSSLMRVRP, encoded by the coding sequence ATGGCTATGGCGAGAAAAAATTTATCTGGTGTAGCATCGGTCGAATTTGTGATTGTGTTACCGCTACTGCTGTTATTTCTCGCGGCAGTTGGCGAATTTGGTAACGCTTTTATTCGCTATAATACGCTCAGTAAAGCGGTGCAAAATGGTGCGCGATTCGCCGTCACTGAAGTCTATGGCACGGCAAATTCGTATCAAATTGCCGATCCTCAACAAATTCGTAATGTGGTTATCTACGGCAATAATCTCGGGGTTGGCGACCCACTATTCGAAGATATGACCGTTGACGTCACTTATAACCCGGACGATGACACAGATAAGTACGTTGTTGTTACGGCAAATTATCCTTATACACCTTTGCTCGATGCTTTGTTGGGTAATGTGATGTCAGATGTGACTCTAAGGTCATCGTCATTGATGAGGGTCAGACCATGA
- a CDS encoding TadE/TadG family type IV pilus assembly protein yields MKISHSRYRIHSRYGMKKQQGIVIVIVTIAMITMLGVAALAIDINHAYMNRTKLQNGVDAAALSAAFSMDEYKGTSIEEAKANATTVANETLVRLTSSAGNAEVDSIGADIAVTFNSSSDFTGADCVVDGDCYVRVAVSNLALESYFMRLFTDVKAVAASAVSGPSAGGGSCNVVPMAMCAPDPLSETGGYNDNNVYQLKLYSNTSEMGPGNFQLLNLDEGTLREQMAGSYEGCAFPGEDVTSKPGNTVGPVWQGLDTRFLTEDDIANGSGSNSVRGSYGPETDTTETPADELADNLDAIKEGTFNAGDADSLDGEGLSYNYADYTGTGRRVLEVPIIECTGGETGASDYRVVTIGCYFLLRKPPRNSGQGQGALENAVYAEYMRDCKVQNSRNNGENSTIGTYRIVLYDDPFNEDS; encoded by the coding sequence ATGAAAATCTCACACTCTCGTTATCGTATCCACTCGCGTTATGGCATGAAAAAGCAGCAGGGTATTGTGATCGTCATTGTAACCATTGCCATGATAACCATGCTGGGCGTTGCTGCGCTGGCGATTGATATCAATCACGCTTATATGAACCGGACTAAACTGCAAAACGGGGTTGATGCGGCGGCCCTCTCTGCTGCTTTCAGCATGGACGAATACAAAGGGACTTCAATTGAAGAGGCGAAAGCCAATGCAACGACGGTGGCCAATGAGACCCTGGTCAGACTGACTTCCTCAGCCGGTAATGCGGAGGTGGATTCGATAGGCGCTGATATTGCTGTGACCTTTAACAGCAGCTCTGACTTTACCGGTGCTGACTGCGTTGTTGATGGCGACTGTTACGTTCGCGTAGCGGTGAGTAACTTGGCGCTGGAAAGCTATTTTATGCGCCTGTTTACTGATGTCAAAGCGGTTGCAGCCAGTGCGGTATCCGGTCCCAGTGCCGGTGGTGGATCATGTAATGTGGTGCCGATGGCGATGTGCGCGCCAGACCCTTTGAGTGAAACCGGTGGTTACAATGACAATAATGTCTATCAGCTTAAACTGTATTCGAACACGTCAGAAATGGGGCCGGGGAACTTTCAGCTCCTGAATCTGGATGAAGGTACGCTGCGCGAGCAGATGGCCGGGTCGTACGAAGGGTGTGCATTTCCTGGTGAGGATGTGACATCAAAACCGGGTAATACCGTCGGCCCGGTTTGGCAGGGGCTCGATACGCGCTTTTTGACCGAAGATGATATTGCAAATGGCTCCGGCAGTAATTCCGTGCGCGGTAGTTATGGTCCTGAGACGGACACAACGGAGACCCCTGCTGATGAATTGGCGGACAACCTGGATGCAATCAAAGAAGGCACCTTTAATGCCGGAGATGCTGACAGTCTGGATGGTGAAGGGTTGAGTTATAACTACGCCGATTATACCGGTACCGGCAGACGTGTGTTAGAAGTGCCGATCATAGAGTGTACAGGTGGGGAAACCGGCGCCAGTGACTACCGGGTAGTGACGATTGGTTGTTATTTCTTACTGCGCAAGCCACCCAGAAATAGCGGCCAGGGACAAGGTGCATTAGAAAACGCGGTATATGCAGAATATATGCGTGACTGCAAAGTGCAGAACAGCCGCAATAACGGTGAAAATTCTACTATCGGTACTTACCGTATTGTGTTGTATGACGATCCATTTAATGAGGATTCGTAA
- a CDS encoding type II and III secretion system protein family protein, which yields MKQILVVLAVFFTCSAWSAATQSGKVVTVPHHKSTQVLLQGNASRVSLGDPEVLDIVMLKSNELFLIGKKLGATNLMAWDRSGRLIESFNIEVTHDVNSLKAKLYQFLPDEDIAVHSSQNRLIISGQVSSQDKMNVALRLAETYAAGESADKETDSRNKEAEKTGVVNLMSIGGAQQVMLEVTVAEVQRSLVRRFDSNFHFFQNNGKFSWGGTSAGAYIDDVVPGVISPVFNSPTIEGTGLLSTFIDGDTLFTLALDIAKENGVAKVLAEPNLTALSGTKAEFLAGGEFPIPVADDDGITIDYKPFGVGLKFIPTVLSDKKINLNMAIDVSEIASSSTLTISPSGTNAAYFIPPITRRSASSTLELADGQTIGIAGLLSENVRDSISKMPGLGDIPLLGQIFNSQEYISGETELVILVTPRLAKPIDRSKVTLPTDAFVEPNDLNYYLLGQGAYLASPTGVKPMRVSGNDAAVNSGRGGSEGSFGHGL from the coding sequence ATGAAACAAATACTGGTAGTGCTGGCCGTATTCTTTACATGCAGTGCGTGGAGTGCGGCGACTCAAAGCGGCAAAGTGGTTACGGTACCACATCACAAATCGACCCAGGTTTTGCTGCAGGGTAACGCGAGCCGGGTATCTCTCGGCGATCCGGAAGTGCTGGATATAGTGATGCTCAAATCCAATGAGCTGTTTTTGATAGGTAAAAAACTGGGCGCAACTAACCTGATGGCCTGGGACCGAAGTGGACGCCTGATTGAGTCATTCAATATTGAAGTGACTCACGATGTGAATAGCCTCAAAGCAAAACTGTACCAGTTCCTGCCGGATGAAGATATCGCTGTGCACAGTTCGCAGAACCGTTTGATTATCAGTGGTCAGGTCAGCTCGCAGGATAAAATGAATGTGGCGTTACGTTTGGCAGAAACCTATGCAGCAGGCGAGTCAGCAGACAAAGAGACCGACTCGCGCAATAAAGAGGCGGAAAAAACCGGCGTCGTTAACCTGATGAGTATCGGTGGCGCACAACAGGTGATGCTGGAAGTCACTGTCGCTGAAGTGCAGCGCAGCCTGGTTCGTCGTTTTGATTCTAACTTCCACTTTTTTCAAAACAACGGCAAATTTTCCTGGGGCGGTACATCAGCCGGTGCCTACATTGATGATGTTGTTCCCGGTGTAATCAGTCCGGTGTTTAATTCCCCAACAATCGAAGGGACCGGATTATTGTCCACTTTTATTGATGGTGACACCTTGTTTACTTTAGCGCTGGATATCGCCAAGGAAAATGGTGTGGCCAAAGTGTTGGCCGAACCTAATCTAACCGCATTAAGCGGAACCAAGGCGGAGTTTTTAGCTGGTGGTGAGTTCCCGATTCCGGTCGCAGATGATGATGGCATTACTATTGACTACAAGCCGTTTGGTGTCGGACTGAAATTTATCCCCACTGTGCTGAGCGATAAAAAAATCAATCTCAACATGGCGATTGATGTGAGTGAAATTGCCAGCTCTTCCACTTTAACGATTTCACCCAGCGGTACCAATGCGGCGTACTTTATACCGCCTATTACCCGGCGTAGTGCTTCTTCAACTCTGGAACTCGCTGATGGTCAGACGATTGGGATTGCCGGGCTGTTGAGTGAAAACGTGCGTGATTCGATCTCGAAAATGCCAGGGCTGGGGGATATTCCTCTGCTGGGACAGATCTTTAACAGCCAGGAATATATTTCCGGTGAAACCGAGCTGGTCATTCTGGTCACTCCAAGGCTGGCTAAACCGATTGACCGATCCAAGGTGACCTTGCCAACCGACGCGTTTGTTGAGCCAAACGACCTCAACTACTACCTGCTTGGTCAAGGGGCTTATCTGGCCAGTCCGACTGGAGTGAAACCAATGCGTGTCTCTGGCAATGATGCTGCCGTCAATTCAGGCCGCGGTGGTTCGGAAGGCTCATTTGGTCACGGGTTATAG